The stretch of DNA GATTATCTCTAATAGTGAGAAATctaaaagatttaaaaaaaaaatgagaaaaaatggTGTATGGAGAAAATAGAGCTTTAAGAGTGATTatgatggttttttttttagtcataacacatgctgtgactaaaactaaattaataataacttgTGTCTAAAtgatatgttttagtcacatttttttttttattgtggcTAAAAGTCACGTTTAgtcaaaaaaaatttatgttttgaCTAAAATGTTGTTAACAATTTTTTGTATTGATATGTCAATTTGATATTTGCTTATAATACTTAAGTTTTGACATAATATAAGTACAACATGTGAATACAAAGTACCATTCCTATCTCGAATGCTAACTAGAAATGACACATGTTCTATGGACGGCCCATCAATCAAACTCCAATTAATATAaggaattttacaaaaatactgcttttTGACCAAAACTTTGCATTTttactgggacacggcaaaaacaacttttgtactgcccaagcccaatttcattacttttgtactgcccaagcccaacatCATTTCATTTATACTGTGTGTGTGGGGAAACAACCTTCTTCGTGTGTGGGGAGACGCCGGAGAcggaaatcaccaagaaaaaaccattaaaaccggcaagaataaacaaaagcagtaaaatcgacgtcaataaataatcatggcaaaacaacagtaaaacaacagtaaaacaacactaaaacaatcaaacaaaacaaaagaaaaaaatgattaaaaaaaacaaacaatctgctgcacaacctcaacaccagatgcaaaatcaactatatttgcaagtctattcctagaaaattataaaaaaaaactactaaaacaacactgaaacaacacaaaaacaaatgaagcaaatataactacttagaaaaatataaaagaaacacacacctccatcttccacactcacagacataaccatcacaacaacacgagaacacccagaaaatacctattaattcaaataaataaatcatgaaaaacaacagtaaaacaatactaaaacaatactaaaacaaaaaaaacaataaaaaaaatgatcaaaaattaactatgttgtgcacatcctcaatactaaatgcactatatttgcaagaaaagttctagaaaattagaacaaaaaaaaaccacactaaatcttatattttaaaaaaaaacataactaagaacttcaaaaaattaaaaaaaaaaaaagaagaagaaaagaaaagaagatgaagaagaagaactaagaACTATCACCTTCATGGTCTTCCTTCCCCTCATCATCTCAGCCATAAAAACATAGCTTTTATTTGGGTAACATTATAgatttgggaaaaaaaaaagaaaaaaaagaagaagaagaaggtgaaTAGTAGAGAGATTAGTAAACACATAAGAAGAGAGAATAACCACAAAAAATTTGACCCTAAGACAATAACtggatgtgttttttttttaaaaaaaaaaaaagaagaagaagaagaagaagaagaagaacatagaagaagaagatgaataattAAATGGGATAGTAGGTATAAAAACGTGGTGTGAAAGAGAGTAATTGTATTGATATGatgattaaattgaattaaaagaaaagaaaaaaaaaaaaaaaaagtcgccACAAATGTGACAATTCCCAGTCACATCATTTTTTTatcacttaaaataaaaaaaaaataaataagctaaagTTTTAAAGGCAGTaaactgccaaaaaaaaaaaaaaacagtaaaaaggTTGTATTTTCCGTGCaacagtaaaaatgtaataaattgagaaaaaacagtagtgggtgtaaatttcccttaatatatatatatataataaaaataataatatgtgcacttaaaatattataaccACGCCACATTTTAGAATAGTAAAAGTCCCACAAACGTGATTATTAGTTAAAAATAACTCTATCATGCTACTTATGCAAATTATATAACAACAATTTTTCTTGGTGAAGGTACTTACATACATAACTATATAGAGTAATTCAAATGAGGATAAAGTCAAGTAAATTTGAGGAAATTAcattctataccctttttatattgtcttcttttatttttactctcttttttaaagtccatcatttttacctctttttttaaatattgtaccaattttggccctatcacttcaagatactctccatgtgactctcttatgttagggtattttgggtacaatacatataaaaagaggtatgtttcaaataaatataaaattagaggtaaatttgattaattgatataTAAAAAATGTATCTTTCAACGTATTTTAGGGTATCGCCCAAGGAGTAGCAACAATATGGGCTTGTCCAGTGTGGACCCAAAGCCCAAATAATTAGTAAGTGGAGAAGAGAAATAACATGAGATAATTGTGACACCCTAACCACAACCTGGAAACGGTGCCTATaactttgtttttattttgaaaaaaccCCATTGGTTGAAATAAAGAAGTGGAGCCACTTTGCATTTTAATAATAGATCTCacatattatcatttatcatttaTGTTGGCAAACAATACTCTTATAAATTTCTTGTAGTACGTACATATTAGCTAGACGCCAAACGAATATATAACTTTCTATATATAAACAGTATGTACATAGTTTTGCAATGAAGAATCTCACTCTCTTATATCCTATAAATacctataaatataaatatagctAAGGAAGCTGATTGGTATGATGATGAGTATGAGTTGGACCCTTCTATCCTTtcaaaagtaaaagaaaaatgatttatatatatagctagaCCCGTGAGTtagtagagagagagagctcgTATCTCAACTTAGCTATATATTCAAACACATGGCTAGCTTTATTTTGAAGAATCTAAACTCTGAGTGAGTAGGCTATACCTATTAcagatctatatatatatatagatagatatttATATGTTTCTTTCACCTTTCAGGTCATCATGATGAGTACTCATCATGCATGCATGTATAATCCCCTAAATATGTTAATAacgtaatattatatattagagTTATCAGGTGTGCTTGTGGTGGTGACTGGTCACACCATAATAAAGAGGAcccttatataaataataatattgaaaattatgtcttcgttttcttttttttttcaagaaaaaaaaagtaaattatttTGGTTATTATTAGGCTTTTGGGAACTTTTGCCGTCTTtatcaatagtgtgaaaatccTTTTGAAAGCTCAGGATCTAGCTATAGCATATTAAAAATCAAAgtcaatttaataataattattaatattataatgttatattttgagaGGTGtggtattattataattttttttttatttttagttataataaaatttatgactaattataaataataatttttatgttgtaattaaaaaactataattatataataagtattattaatcacaaaaattagttcaatttattataattaaacatatttttaatcataatataaattgtaaaacaagtaCTTTTTATTGAGActaaaattcaatcataaaaaatttatattactgTGACTAAAGATTGTTactaaatatagtattttttcgTGTAGTGCCCCTTAATTCCCAAATAATGTTGATAATAATGATATACCAACAAACactaactaattaattactctgttttaatttaaattaattctagAAAATTAAGATGTTGTTTTGTTAGTATAGGTATATATAGATATGTGTGGTGTTGTCAGAACATGTATCATATACCCAATAATACTGCTCATTATATAGCATTGACTTGTCTAAAGTATCCAAAGGTCAAACTTCATAAAAAGCTGATAGATATGAATTATAAGCATCACTACTCTTTTGGTTGTTTTTACTATGTCCATCAACTACGACTACTGCAAATTATGGTCTTTTTTCAAATACCATTTTGGCAGCTTTCAcatgcaaaaatataaaataaaattttgagatgAGACAAAAGCTGATCAGAAGAAATTACAAAGAAAACAAACACCTTTTCCAACCCCAATCAATCAACATATACGGATTCAAACTACTATGAGCTCATGTTCAAGAAATGCTAATCACGTTGCATGTTAatgtaatttattatatattgggTCTACACATTTGAATAGaatgaataatataaaaaatggtaaatattattttagacgttaattgttttgtaaaagttattaattggaccctttattttattaaatgataaaatgaatcttgtattttttaaaattatacaaataagaccctaaactgattttttttattaaaataaaacttaataatgtTATATGATAAAACTGATTAcatttttttgtatctgttcgtgttagaaattatcttaaagttggttatattaaaaataaatgttagaaATTGAGCTCAGGattctatttttaccattttagaaattataaagtttattttgtcatttaacaaaacaaaaaatttaattgataattacttttacaaaatacaaatccaaaataacttattatttaaatagtGATCAACATATAGCATCTTCTTCATCAAACAAGGCATTGTCTATTTTCATATATAgtaatatagatatatagatataaatagTGGATATATATAGAGAGTAGGACAGTAAGAACAGTAACCTATTACTCGTTAGACAATTGAGATCTTTCTCAACCTAAAGACAAACAATAATAAGAGCAGAAACCCAAGAAAATAAACAGCTCACAGACACATTTAAAACCTTATATAATTCATCCTAGCTAGCTATATATAGGTCTAGCTAGCTAGAGAtcagagaatcaaagaaagaaaaaggcaTTCATATTTTGAGTACTGAatgattttcttttatttttgggtGAGAAAGTAGTGGTGAGTAGTCCGTACGCTTAATTTctttgagattattattattattaggagtAGAGGTGATGGGGAAGAGTTCAAGTGTCTTGAGAGGCTTTCTGTTGCAACAatcaacatcatcatcatcatcatcatcatcatccatTATCCTCATCCAATCACGATCGTAcattctcatcatcatcatcgaaTTACCACtctcatcattattattattattatttatgtcatcatgaataatattattattcctCTGATGATTATTAGTAGGAATTTCCACTACTTTATTATtccatgatgatgatgagtagTGGTTCAGATGATCATCATCAATCCCTCCCTGCATttaattgattatattaaagattatcattacttcaactcaaatttattatacatacaaatgcatatatattatatttatatttgaaagatttttttttgtcttatgtacacatatatacatgCATTTAGAGTACTCACAATAGCTACTCTAAAAAAGAATAAATCCTTAAAATAAAGAAGAGGAGTGCAAAAACTATGTTATATTAATTTGAAGAAAGGTATAGAGAATTATATAGTGCTTCTCCACATGTGGAGAAAGACTATTCATGCttatttaaatactattttgttaTCATATTtggttaatatatattatattatttaaatggtTTTGAGAAAAACAAATAGAGAAAGTTTAATGTAAAATAGAAAAAGTTAAATCTTAGAGGAGAAACTAATGGGAGCCTTCTTAGATAGTAACTAAAAACAAGTGTCTTTTACAAGAAATATATAGCTCTATTGCTTCACAAAAGttgtacgtatatatatatactattaattATTAGCAAATAAATTAGTGACTTCATCAAAAGAGAATATTCTccatatattaaacatataacaAATCAAACACATCATAATATGGTAACTCTTTTAAAAGTACAAGTAATATTACGTACCTGGGGGGAGATAAAGGAAAGTGGTTGATGAAGAAAAGCACTAGAAGCAGAAGATGAAGTTGTTGGTACAGATGAAAAGTGATGATTAGGAGGAGTAGTAGTGATGAGTTGGTGGTGGTGAGtattattatgattatgataaacagcagcagcagcagcagctagttggtgttgttgttgttgaagtTGTTTATAAAGCTTTCTCCTAAGCTTTTGTCTATCTCTAGCCTTGTGATTTTGAAACCAATAGAAGACATTTTTGCCTTCTATTTTTCCATAAAAGGAGAGATGAGCTGTGATTTGTTGGATTTGAGAGGCATTAGGTGTTCTTGTCCCAGCTCTGTACATTTCTTCAAGTATCATAAGTTGTTCTGGTGTTGGACACCATCTtgatgttgatgatgatgaagaattTGGTGCTGGACTCATAATATTTCTCTTTTCAATTATTTGATTTGGGGAAAGACAAAGGTATataaagctatatatatatatatataagaagtgAGAGTGAGAGAGGaagttattattaattactataCAAGTAGTACTACTtgcttcatatatatatatatatgataaaagGTGAGATTATTAATCAAGAATAATCATGATGAGTGGGAGAGACAAAGAGAAGGGAAAAAAAAGAGAGGTTAAAATTAACTTattaaaagagagagagagagagagagagaatagtaGTATAGCTAGCAACAGTTTTGTCATGCTGATGCATATGTCTCCCTCTGAGAGGCATTCAATTCTAGGGGTTTCAGTCCTtcaattattattcattataatgccaattttatttatttattttctatcagcacaacacataatatatattagggTAACTGGTAACTGGTAACTAATTGTAAGGTATATCATGTTGGTGTTATAAGGGGTGTTCATACAAACTAATAAActaaaatccaccattaaaccGACCTGACCGTAATTgaatttttggttctacatGCTCACAGAATTTGGCATTCGgtttcggtttcggttttttttAACATGGCGCGGTcgattttgatttttaaaattaaaaaaggttAAACCAAGAAACTgctaaaaatcatttaaaactGCTAAAAACTGCCAAAAAATGCTAAAAATTGTACGTCGGGTTTATACaattataatttctaaacggtCAGTTATGAATTTCGTAAAATAAGattttcgtaaaataaaaaatgtaaccGATCAATtagttataaaattataaaaaccgCTAATAACCGACCCATTTTCACCTATTGGTGTGATGTTAAAGTGACAAATATATAGTAATACTCAGTGAATAAGTGGTAAATGAAAGAGAAGAAAGATGAGAAGATCACTAgtctctaaaaaaaatatacattttaattagttatttgtaacaaaaattaatatttataaatataatattaattttgtatttaaattaaattgtatattCAAATATCTGAACAACAGtacttttatctttttagtcaaaaaaaaaaaatggtcgcCTGTGTGGAGTGTGGTAGCTTGAATTATAATGTCATCATCACCATATAAttcctattattattattattattaatatttatttatttatttatttatttatttatgatgaGAATTGAATTCTCAGCAGAACGAATAAGACACAACTAAGTCGGAATTCTTCAGAGAGAAACACAGACCAGAATGAACGTACACTACTCTTCTATCTAAACGACTCGCATCTATGGCACGTGTTGGACACGCTCTCTACCTATATATATTACTGTAGTGCTTTTAAATGCATGCATTGTCTTATAAAAACAAATgtcaaaatactttttttttttttaattaacaaattgctTTAAGAttgaataaatttatatatatatatatatataaagaacagtattattgtatttattaattattaaagagCTCATTAAGACTATGCAAAGTCCAGTCGCTATAAAAGAGTTGAAATAAGAAACTTAGACaggaaaattattaattttaaataaaaaaaaaacacgagTTAATTCGAAAAGAGAGGATTATAAAGGAGATTaatatgtgaaaattgttaaCGAATACTATTATGTGAGCTGTCATATGCTATGCTGGTCATTGATGCATTCATTTTTAAGCTCACATGTTTTaatgggaaattttatttattattttattcttttgacAAAGTTAACagaaatatgttttttttttttaagaaaaaagaaattcttttaatgagaaaaaaatatatattttataagtttttgGCTAGTAAAACATAACTAACTAATAGACATTAAAACATAACAATATCAAGCAAACATTATAAAAACTTAACTAACTAATTGTAAGATTCCACTAGTAAAACCGATACATGCAATTATTGTCTATTTTACTCgttgaaatataaaaaaaaaataataaagttcaAATATAGCCATTATGTTTTTCACAATTTGAATATTTTGTgtcagatatatatatattaattaatgtgGCGTGGGGTATTAATTATACAGTGTGATTACAAATGGCATTATATACTGGTAAGAAAGAGACAAGTAAAAGAgaaatatatgtgtgtgtgactAGTGATAAAAAATGtacaatattaatatatatactttcatTATTGTGATTGAGCTGAAGATTTGCAGTGATTCCAAACATGAATTCCATACATATTGCATGCACCTTTACCAAAGAGACTACTTTCTCATGATCTTTCTATAAAACTGTTCTTCTTAAAACTGTTTACAATCAAACcaacttttttgttttttgtttttttttaataaaactgtttttcttaattttaagtACTTTTTCAACAATATTCATAGTACGTTTATATAGctttatttgatttttaatgCTATATACATTAATGGAttttatattagaaaaataagatggatatatatatatataaaaataaagcgCGTGTAGGTATAGATAAGTTATATAATTAATAGTGAAAAATTGAAGGGTTGAAATAATCTATAAAATGACTGTGGAGAACGTAAGAATTCCACATGCAGAGTCTTACATAACAATAAATgcatgcagagagagagagagagaggaatgcCATGTCTATTTGTTTGGCTCTCTTTTTGCCTTGTCCCTCTCTTTAACATTCCTTCTATCTCCACCGTTCATCTATTCCCTTTTGCCCTAGTATATAAGAGCATTCTTATTGGGTATTAGTGGAgcccaaaatattttataagtgacaTCATACGATTGGTTAGTGATAtttcttataaaaattattttcttagatTATATGAGACTTGATACTTAATTACTCGTGATTTCACACGCAAAGTTTCATTATAGGATGCAATTGTTTCTAGCAAATAATGATTGTCATAAGAATTTAAATAACCAATTTCAATaacatttgaatttaaaaacaaagtaaactgattgtttccaaataaacaacaatatccaaatttgtccaacaaagaaatagaaactaaattatgtctaaaagacggcacaacaaaattgtctttcaaatccaaataaaaaccagttcccAATAACAATCTGAAATGCCCAATTGCTTCCACTTCCATCGATTGTCCATCGCCCACAAAGATGTATCTTCCACCATAAAAATcctgcatagaaacacttatgtgagtagtagcaacagaatctatccaccaagtgtttctaggtactgaaactaaattaacctcagaatagaccaaagcaagattaatagttttctttacacgccatgcgtgatatttggcacaatctttcttcacatgtccaggttggttacaaaagaaacaacccttagaatcatgttgttgtttcttttgaaTTGGACCTTTAGTAGCTTCATtctcaaatttccttttcttgcccttatccttagTGGTAGTGGCCAAGTTAGCACTTTCAGTTTTGTCCCTTTTCAACCTCTCTTCCTCTTACACACAATGGTAAATATGCTCGTCGAGACTCCATTTCTTCTTTtgacagttgtaactaattttaaattggttaaactGTGGAGGAAGCGTTAACAAAACCATGAGTACAAGTACATCATCCGAAAGCTCAATCTTAAGTGTCTTTAATCTTGAGACAATATGATACATTTCtataatgtactcccttacatTTCCTTGACCCTTATACTTCATGTTCATTAAAGAACCAAGAAGTGTTATCATTTCAACCTTATCAGTTTTAGCAAAATGTTCCTCAATTTGTTCAAGGAAATTCTTAGCCATAGTAATCCCTTCGGATTCTGTGCCCCAAAAGGCTTCTGGAATGTtgtgtttcataatcattagactcatgcgatttgaacgatcccacctctcaaattcccttttatcatcatgagaactttccttagtgagAGGTGCGAGTTGTTCATTCCTTAGTGCATGGTCTAAATCCATACATCTCAGAACTATAAGTAAGTTCCTTTTCCAATCCTTAAAATTGGTCCCACTAAGCataagaataaaattaattttatcagATATTGAGGTAGCAGAAGATGAACTAGCTAAATatagaacaaataaaacaagctcatattaatatgcataactaaacaataaattcaaaaattggttAATCACATTTCAAGATATCAAACacacattaatatcaagtctttggacagtaatattaactgtaagcggtactcttggtgtagcaatcaaatattgacaataaaactGTGCCAAACAATAGGTCAATCTTTGGACTAACGTATTGCtcacacaaaataccttataattgtcacactTTTATTGCCACAGGTATGTTTGAAATTTAGCGAAATATTCACTTACCTTTGGTTAGTCAATATATGCATCAATATTATAAACACACAACCatcttaatatttaaataaattaatctataCAAAAAAGATGTACTTTAACGACatattgtttcaattaatttactcAAATATTAGACATAAACCAATACCAGAATTTGAGTTAAATTGTTTaaaccaaaatatatatttatcaaactataaatattaaacataaaccaacaccaaaatttgaattgaaTCATTTaaaccaaaatatatatttaccaaactgtaacatatatatatatattacacaatACTGGAACatgttatatatacatatgtataaaactttaataaaaTTACAAGCATGTAAttgataaagaaaaagaaaataggaTTGTTCAAACGCATAAGAGCCATACCATAGCAATACcatcaggaaaaaaaaaaaaaagagacctACTGAAGCCAAAATAGtcgaataaatatatatattcctaCTGAACTGAAGCCTCGATTACATATGGAGCAAGTTCAAttcgttatatatatattcaacgAATCAATCCAAATTATAATTGACATATATATACGTTTAATTTATCAAAAGTATGGTGACGTACCATAACCATTAATCATAAATAGCCCATTAATTTATCTAATAATTTCATGAACAATATCTGAAGTCAATAATCACACCATATATACAATACCCAAAATTCGACAGGAAAACATGTGTCacgataaaaaaaatgtgaatcGATGCAATAtctttttatggaataactcattaattacgtaAGTATTATAACCCACTAACTGTAAGGTCTTACGTCTTAGGCGAGAAATCAATATACAAACTGACACTTAGTATATTagcgagaaaccatatgtcgcTAAAGGTGAATCGCAAGGCACCGAAAAAAAGTGACACATACCTTAGCTTGAAATAAGCAAACTAAATGTAAAAATCAGATCGACTTAAAGAACAAGTATATGCGAGATAACCATCTCGCTGTGAGAAGACTTCCTATATCTTTATTCAACTAACAGGAGCGAGGCTCATAACCCTAGCAAGTCAGAAGATTTCTTTATACCCGCGATCGATGTAAGACATACATTGTCGACCTCGAAAAGAAGAATGGTCCCAACTCGCTATTGGGATCATTATAATCAAGTTTTTCTGTCGAGACATCTCCAGGTTCAGcaattaaagacgtgtttaatacacgatatttctgacccagtaaaagcgggaaaatcacagctttatgattttcaaaatcataaaccGCGTTCACATTACAAAATATGTAATCAAATCTCACGATTTTAGGGATGAAAACTGTAAAATTATTTcggtcaactttgtaattaattgCCCACTATGTCATTATAAATACTGGCAAGCAATCTCaaaaagggacgaaaaaactcatatgaAAGAGTCCTTAAAAAAATACttagaaatctgaataagattgactcgtggactatgcagaattttaactgcaaaaccacgtaaaaattcctgtgttcaatttttatttttctatagcttttattttttccgTGTGGAATTATTACCGTGAGACTCAAATTTAGTGAACGAAAATCTGTGTTAACatacaaatatgtatatatatatatataagtagatCAAAaccttaatttttaaaattccaaatttcataaataaaatcttcagatcttcaattaatttaacaaaAGGTGGCTCTAATACCACATGTTAAGATTTATAAAACactcaagaaatatataaatcacagatttaaacatattcctaaaaatgctttaatatagaaaatcctaaatcataaatctatagaacctttgctaaattaaagaagaataagatgataaaaGATGAGCGAAAGTACTAACCTAAAGCCActgttggagattgcagagaaaattttgatcttccaagaatacactattttctaaagtatcttctctgatggggaaggaaATAATACATAAACCCATGTGTTTCTTgaggaccactacctatttatataCTCATCTTAGAATAAGTTTTGGGTATAATTTAgtccctcaacaaattataaattaacttatagtATTTACACTTTATTTCTATGACAATTTAATATCTTTTTTATATCCATAACATAATTGcttacttaattttgtatcacactttatattAGTTGAAAAGCTTTTTACCCACTCTCTATCATTTCAAAAgtcctttgttttttttttttttggtaatgtttaaattagtagttatAAGCAAATTAAGCATATAAATTTATCAAATAAGAGTACATTATGTTTTTGAGTTGGAAGGtggtctttttattttttaacattgaCTTTTGATAGGAAGTGATACTTATAATTAACGTCACCAAAAACTGTTTTTCCTCAAAAAGAATAACTATTTGTTGGACAGtatttgtttttaattagtGTACAGTATCTGAACACCAACAAAATGGACTATTCATTTTTTCATTCTTATTATTTCTCTCTTAACAAAATCAACGATTGAGATCACTTCACATAAATCGATATAATGCTCTTTGAATGGGGAGATCAGCAAAATATGTcagtcattttttattttattttttccattattaattgttttatttattaaaatattgtgTATGGCATTGGCATTTGGCAGCAATCGCAGTAATTTTACATTACTATTTTTGCTCTATAGGTTGGTAAAAattgataataataa from Cannabis sativa cultivar Pink pepper isolate KNU-18-1 chromosome 2, ASM2916894v1, whole genome shotgun sequence encodes:
- the LOC115720942 gene encoding WUSCHEL-related homeobox 3 is translated as MSPAPNSSSSSTSRWCPTPEQLMILEEMYRAGTRTPNASQIQQITAHLSFYGKIEGKNVFYWFQNHKARDRQKLRRKLYKQLQQQQHQLAAAAAAVYHNHNNTHHHQLITTTPPNHHFSSVPTTSSSASSAFLHQPLSFISPQGGIDDDHLNHYSSSSWNNKVVEIPTNNHQRNNNIIHDDINNNNNNDESGNSMMMMRMYDRDWMRIMDDDDDDDDDVDCCNRKPLKTLELFPITSTPNNNNNLKEIKRTDYSPLLSHPKIKENHSVLKI